One segment of Trachemys scripta elegans isolate TJP31775 chromosome 1, CAS_Tse_1.0, whole genome shotgun sequence DNA contains the following:
- the LOC117872307 gene encoding olfactory receptor 51G2-like: protein MLARKESSKVPGSAQYIMSAVNDTNFNSAVFLLTGIPGQEDVYLLISIPFCLMYVISIVGNSLILFIIKTDPSLHEPMYIFLSMLAITDLGILISTMPTILGIYLFNSREISLDACFAQLFFIHLFQCIESSILLLMAFDRFIAIRNPLRYASILTLQRIAKVGLVFVLIRFALTVPLPFLLKRFRYCRANVLSHSYCLFQEVMKMACSDITINSIYGLVVTFLTMGLDSLLIFLSYVMILKTVLSITSHMECLRALNTCISHLCAVLLFYTPEISLSVIHRFGKGSPPLLQILLGYVYLLIPPLMNPIVYSVKSKHLRARIIRVFVK from the exons ATGCTGGCCAG GAAGGAAAGTTCAAAAGTCCCCGGATCTGCCCAGTAcattatgtcagctgtcaatgacaccaaCTTCAACTCTGCAGTGTTCCTGCTCACcgggatacctgggcaggaagaCGTCTACCTGTTGATCTCTATCCCCTTCTGCTTAATGTATGTTATTTCGATAGTAGGAAATTCActcattctgttcattataaaaacagatccaagcctccatgagcccatgtacattttcctttccatgttggccatCACAGACCTTGGCATATTGATATCCACCATGCCAACGATACTGGGCATATACTTGTTTAACTCTAGGGAGATCAGCCTTGATGCCTGTTTTgctcagctgttcttcatccacttATTTCAATGCATTGAATCCTCCATTCTCCtgttgatggcctttgaccgcttcaTCGCAATCCGTAACCCACTGAGATATGCTTCCATCTTAACCCTGCAGAGAATAGCCAAGGTGGGACTTGTGTTTGTGCTAATACGGTTTGCCCTAACAGTCCCACTCCCCTTTCTCTTAAAACGGTTCCGATACTGTCGAGccaatgtcctctcccattcctactgcctGTTCCAGGAGGTCATGAAGATGGCTTGTTCCGATATCACAATCAACAGCATCTATGGCTTGGTTGTTACATTCTTAACAATGGGGTTGGACTCACTGCTCATCttcctctcttatgtgatgatcctcaaaacagtgctTAGCATCACGTCCCACATGGAGTGCCTGAGGGCCCTGAACACCTGCATCTCCCACCTCTGCGCCGTCCTGCTCTTCTACACACCAGAGATCAGCTTGTCTGTGATACACAGATTTGGGAAGGGCtctcctcccttgctgcagattctCCTGGGCTATGTCTACCTGCTCATCCCGCCTCTGATGAACCCAATCGTGTACagtgtgaaaagcaaacaccttcgtgCGAGGATAATCAGGGTGTTCGTCAAGTGA